From Streptomyces griseorubiginosus, one genomic window encodes:
- the alc gene encoding allantoicase — translation MTAIPSFTGDANPYGGGDPYADYRTADFPFTQYADLAARTLGASVIAANDEFFAQRENLLLPERAEFDPEHFGHKGKIMDGWETRRRRGASAEHPWPTAEDHDWALVRLGAPGVIRGIVVDTAHFRGNYPQAVSVEGTSVAGSPSPEELLGDDVKWTTLVPRTPVGGHAANGFEVSVEQRFTHLRVNQHPDGGIARLRVYGEVVPDPAWLEVLGAFDVVALENGGRAEDASNLFYSPASNTIQPGRSRKMDDGWETRRRRDQGHDWIRYRLVAQSRIRAIEIDTAYLKGNSAGWASVSVRDGEDGDGGNGGDWREILPRTRLQPDTNHRFVLPDPAVGTHARVDIFPDGGISRLRLFGSLTEAGAAALSARHQELGG, via the coding sequence GTGACGGCGATTCCCAGCTTCACCGGCGACGCGAACCCGTACGGCGGCGGTGACCCGTACGCGGACTACCGCACCGCCGACTTCCCCTTCACCCAGTACGCCGACCTCGCCGCGCGGACGCTCGGGGCCTCCGTCATCGCCGCCAACGACGAGTTCTTCGCCCAGCGCGAGAACCTGCTGCTGCCCGAGCGGGCCGAGTTCGACCCCGAGCACTTCGGGCACAAGGGCAAGATCATGGACGGCTGGGAGACCCGGCGCCGCCGTGGCGCCTCCGCCGAACACCCCTGGCCGACGGCGGAGGACCACGACTGGGCGCTGGTGCGCCTGGGCGCGCCCGGCGTGATCCGGGGGATCGTGGTCGACACGGCGCACTTCCGCGGCAACTACCCGCAGGCGGTGTCGGTCGAGGGCACGAGCGTCGCCGGTTCCCCGTCCCCCGAGGAACTGCTGGGCGACGACGTGAAGTGGACGACGCTGGTCCCGCGGACGCCGGTCGGCGGCCACGCGGCGAACGGCTTCGAGGTGTCCGTGGAGCAGCGCTTCACCCACCTGAGGGTCAACCAGCACCCCGACGGCGGCATCGCCCGACTGCGCGTGTACGGCGAGGTGGTCCCGGACCCGGCGTGGCTGGAGGTTCTCGGTGCCTTCGACGTGGTCGCCCTGGAGAACGGCGGCCGGGCGGAGGACGCCTCCAACCTCTTCTACTCGCCTGCCTCCAACACCATCCAGCCGGGCCGCTCCCGCAAGATGGACGACGGCTGGGAGACCCGCCGCCGCCGCGACCAGGGCCACGACTGGATCCGCTACCGCCTGGTGGCCCAGTCCCGGATCCGCGCGATCGAGATCGACACGGCGTATCTGAAGGGCAACAGCGCGGGCTGGGCCTCGGTGTCGGTCCGCGACGGCGAGGACGGCGACGGCGGGAACGGCGGCGACTGGCGCGAGATCCTCCCGCGGACCCGGCTCCAGCCCGACACCAACCACCGCTTCGTCCTGCCGGACCCGGCGGTGGGCACCCACGCGCGCGTGGACATCTTCCCGGACGGAGGGATCTCGCGCCTGCGGTTGTTCGGCTCCCTGACGGAGGCGGGAGCGGCGGCACTGTCGGCACGGCACCAGGAGCTGGGCGGCTGA
- the allB gene encoding allantoinase AllB, producing MSDTELVLRSTRVITPEGTRAASVAVGGGRITAVLPYDCEVPSDARLEDLGDDVLLPGLVDTHVHVNDPGRTEWEGFWTATRAAAAGGITTLVDMPLNSLPPTTTVDNLRTKREVAADKAHIDVGFWGGALPDNVKDLRPLHESGVFGFKAFLSPSGVDEFPHLDQDGLARSLAEIASFGGLLIVHAEDPHHLEAAPQHGGPKYADFLASRPRDAEDTAIAQLIAQAKRLDARVHVLHLSSSDALPLIAEAKAEGVRITVETCPHYLTLTAEEVPDGASEFKCCPPIRELANQDLLWQALADGTIDCVVTDHSPSTADLKTDDFATAWGGISGLQLSLAAVWTEARRRGHSLEDVVRWMSARTAQLVGLDRKGAIEAGRDADFAVLAPDDTFTVDPAALQHRNRVTAYAGKTLYGVVKSTWLRGRRIVADGEFTPPAGQLLTRTP from the coding sequence GTGTCCGACACTGAACTGGTGCTGCGCTCGACGCGCGTCATCACGCCCGAGGGGACGCGGGCCGCTTCGGTCGCGGTCGGCGGCGGGAGGATCACGGCCGTCCTGCCGTACGACTGCGAGGTGCCGTCGGACGCGCGCTTGGAGGACCTCGGCGACGACGTCCTGCTGCCCGGCCTGGTCGACACCCACGTGCACGTCAACGACCCCGGGCGCACCGAGTGGGAGGGCTTCTGGACCGCCACCCGCGCGGCGGCGGCCGGCGGCATCACCACCCTCGTCGACATGCCGCTCAACTCCCTCCCGCCCACGACGACCGTCGACAACCTCCGCACGAAGCGGGAGGTCGCCGCCGACAAGGCCCACATCGACGTCGGCTTCTGGGGCGGCGCGCTGCCCGACAACGTCAAGGACCTGCGCCCGCTGCACGAGTCGGGCGTCTTCGGCTTCAAGGCGTTCCTGTCGCCCTCGGGCGTCGACGAGTTCCCGCACCTCGACCAGGACGGGCTGGCCCGGTCCCTGGCCGAGATCGCCTCCTTCGGCGGCCTGCTGATCGTGCACGCCGAGGACCCGCACCACCTGGAGGCCGCCCCGCAGCACGGCGGGCCGAAGTACGCCGACTTCCTGGCCTCCCGCCCGCGGGACGCCGAGGACACCGCGATCGCCCAACTCATCGCGCAGGCCAAGCGGTTGGACGCACGCGTGCACGTACTGCACCTGTCGTCCAGCGACGCGCTCCCGCTGATCGCCGAGGCCAAGGCCGAGGGCGTCCGCATCACGGTCGAGACCTGCCCGCACTACCTGACGCTGACGGCGGAGGAAGTCCCGGACGGCGCGAGCGAGTTCAAGTGCTGCCCGCCCATCCGGGAGTTGGCCAACCAGGACCTGCTGTGGCAGGCCCTGGCCGACGGCACCATCGACTGCGTGGTCACCGACCACTCGCCGTCCACGGCCGACCTGAAGACCGACGACTTCGCCACGGCCTGGGGCGGCATCTCCGGCCTCCAGCTGAGCCTCGCGGCGGTCTGGACCGAGGCCCGCAGGCGCGGCCACTCCCTGGAGGACGTCGTCCGGTGGATGTCCGCGCGGACCGCCCAACTGGTCGGCCTGGACCGCAAGGGCGCCATCGAGGCCGGCCGCGACGCCGACTTCGCGGTCCTCGCCCCCGACGACACCTTCACCGTGGACCCGGCGGCCCTCCAGCACCGCAACCGCGTCACCGCGTACGCGGGCAAGACCCTGTACGGAGTGGTGAAGTCGACCTGGCTGCGCGGCCGACGCATCGTGGCCGACGGCGAGTTCACGCCCCCGGCGGGTCAACTGCTCACCCGTACGCCCTGA
- a CDS encoding HipA family kinase, with amino-acid sequence MLRAVTAVRYVTPLRSGGSVPGVVEADDLGTYVVKFTGSAQGRKALVAEVIVGELARALGLRFPELVLVHFDPAIADGEPHQEVRDLHAASAGVNLGMDYLSGARDFTPEVARTFPVDPLEAGRIVWLDALTVNVDRTVHSSNLMIWPTLGVAPPRLWLIDHGAALVFHHRWEGADPAKPYDLRHHALGHYGPDVRAADAELAPKVTRELLREIVAEVPDAWLTDFDTPAEMREAYVDHLHTRVRASADWLPTDFPSREELAAEDALRAARTEQGRPKWLKRVPDLHGKPPAEQDWSVHLG; translated from the coding sequence GTGCTGCGCGCTGTGACTGCTGTTCGATACGTGACCCCGTTGAGGTCCGGCGGCTCCGTGCCCGGAGTCGTCGAGGCCGACGACCTCGGCACGTACGTCGTCAAGTTCACCGGCTCCGCCCAGGGCCGCAAGGCGCTGGTCGCCGAGGTGATCGTCGGTGAGCTCGCCCGGGCGCTGGGGCTGCGCTTCCCGGAGCTGGTCCTCGTGCACTTCGACCCGGCGATCGCCGACGGCGAGCCGCACCAGGAGGTGCGGGACCTGCACGCGGCGAGCGCCGGGGTGAACCTCGGCATGGACTATCTGTCGGGCGCCCGCGACTTCACCCCTGAGGTCGCGAGGACGTTCCCGGTCGACCCGCTGGAGGCCGGCCGGATCGTCTGGCTCGACGCGCTCACCGTCAACGTCGACCGTACGGTCCACAGCTCCAACCTGATGATCTGGCCGACCCTCGGCGTCGCACCCCCGCGCCTGTGGCTGATCGACCACGGCGCCGCCCTGGTCTTCCACCACCGCTGGGAGGGCGCCGACCCGGCGAAGCCCTACGACCTGCGCCACCACGCCCTCGGCCACTACGGCCCGGACGTGCGCGCCGCCGACGCGGAACTGGCGCCGAAGGTGACGCGGGAGCTGCTGCGGGAGATCGTCGCCGAGGTGCCGGACGCCTGGCTGACGGACTTCGACACGCCCGCCGAGATGCGCGAGGCGTACGTCGACCACCTGCACACGCGCGTGCGGGCCTCCGCCGACTGGCTCCCCACCGACTTCCCCAGCCGGGAGGAACTCGCCGCCGAGGACGCCCTACGCGCGGCGCGGACGGAACAGGGACGGCCCAAGTGGCTCAAGCGGGTCCCCGACCTGCACGGCAAGCCGCCCGCGGAACAGGATTGGTCGGTGCACCTCGGATGA
- a CDS encoding 3-oxoacyl-ACP reductase family protein: MTTAHGALVGKVALVTGGGRGIGAATALRLAREGADVAVTYVAGKEAAHDVVRRVEALGRRAVALRADSADPEEAAEAVHRTAEALGGLDVLVNNAGVGVLGPLDELSLADVDRVLAVNVRGVFLASQAAAARMRDGGRIITIGSCMTQRVPGPGGTLYTTSKSALIGLTKALARELGPRGITANLVHPGPVDTDMNPADGPFAAGQAAMTAVGRFGTAEEVASMVAYLADAEYVTGAEFSVDGGHAA; encoded by the coding sequence ATGACCACTGCGCACGGAGCTCTGGTCGGGAAGGTCGCTCTCGTCACCGGGGGCGGTCGCGGGATCGGCGCGGCGACCGCGCTGCGGCTGGCGCGGGAGGGGGCGGACGTGGCCGTGACGTACGTGGCCGGCAAGGAGGCGGCCCACGACGTCGTGCGGCGCGTCGAGGCGCTGGGACGGCGGGCCGTGGCCCTGCGGGCGGACTCCGCGGACCCTGAGGAGGCGGCGGAGGCGGTCCACCGTACGGCGGAGGCGCTCGGCGGGCTGGATGTCCTGGTGAACAACGCGGGCGTGGGGGTGCTCGGGCCGCTGGACGAGCTGTCCCTCGCGGACGTCGACCGTGTCCTGGCCGTCAATGTGCGGGGGGTGTTCCTGGCCTCCCAGGCGGCGGCCGCGCGGATGCGGGACGGCGGGCGGATCATCACGATCGGCAGCTGTATGACCCAGCGGGTGCCCGGGCCCGGCGGGACGCTGTACACGACGAGCAAGTCGGCGCTGATCGGACTGACCAAGGCGCTCGCGCGGGAGTTGGGGCCGCGCGGGATCACGGCGAACCTCGTGCATCCCGGGCCCGTCGACACCGACATGAATCCGGCGGACGGGCCCTTCGCGGCGGGACAGGCCGCGATGACCGCGGTGGGGCGGTTCGGGACGGCGGAGGAGGTGGCGTCGATGGTGGCCTACCTGGCCGACGCGGAGTACGTCACCGGCGCGGAGTTCTCCGTGGACGGGGGGCACGCGGCGTGA
- the aceB gene encoding malate synthase A gives MSAPAPSPLAIVDAEPLPRQEEVLTEAALAFVAELHRRFTPRRDELLARRGERRAEIARTSTLDFLPETAAIRADDSWKVAPSPAALNDRRVEITGPTDRKMTINALNSGAKVWLADFEDASAPTWENVVLGQVNLADAYTRNIDFTDEKSGKSYALKADEELATVVMRPRGWHLNERHLVDANGAQVPGALVDFGLYFFHNAQRLLDLGKGPYFYLPKTESHLEARLWNDVFVFAQEYCGIPHGTVRATVLIETITAAYEMEEILYELRDHASGLNAGRWDYLFSIVKNFRDGGAKFVLPDRNAVTMTAPFMRAYTELLVRTCHKRGAHAIGGMAAFIPSRRDAEVNKVAFEKVRADKDREAADGFDGSWVAHPDLVPIAMESFDKVLGDKPNQKDRLREDVHVEAADLIAIDSLEAKPTYAGLVNAVQVGIRYIEAWLRGLGAVAIFNLMEDAATAEISRSQIWQWINAGVEFENGEKATPELARKVAAEELSDIRQEIGEEAFAAGHWQQAHDLLLQVSLDADYADFLTLPAYEQLRG, from the coding sequence ATGTCCGCACCAGCGCCGTCCCCGCTGGCCATCGTCGACGCCGAGCCCCTGCCGCGGCAGGAGGAGGTCCTCACCGAGGCGGCCCTCGCCTTCGTGGCCGAGCTGCACCGCCGGTTCACACCCCGGCGCGACGAGCTGCTCGCCCGCCGCGGTGAGCGCCGCGCCGAGATCGCCCGCACCTCCACGCTCGACTTCCTCCCGGAGACCGCCGCGATCCGCGCGGACGACTCCTGGAAGGTGGCCCCCTCCCCCGCGGCCCTGAACGACCGCCGGGTCGAGATCACCGGCCCCACCGACCGCAAGATGACCATCAACGCCCTGAACTCCGGCGCCAAGGTGTGGCTCGCGGACTTCGAGGACGCCTCCGCGCCGACGTGGGAGAACGTCGTCCTCGGTCAGGTCAACCTGGCGGACGCGTACACCCGGAACATCGACTTCACGGACGAGAAGTCGGGCAAGTCCTACGCGCTGAAGGCCGACGAGGAGCTCGCCACCGTCGTCATGCGACCGCGCGGCTGGCACCTGAACGAGCGGCACCTGGTCGACGCGAACGGCGCCCAGGTGCCGGGCGCCCTGGTCGACTTCGGGCTGTACTTCTTCCACAACGCGCAGCGGCTGCTCGACCTCGGCAAGGGGCCGTACTTCTACCTCCCGAAGACCGAGTCGCACCTCGAAGCACGACTGTGGAACGACGTGTTCGTCTTCGCGCAGGAGTACTGCGGCATCCCGCACGGCACCGTCCGCGCCACCGTGCTGATCGAGACGATCACGGCCGCGTACGAGATGGAGGAGATCCTCTACGAACTCCGCGACCACGCCTCGGGGTTGAACGCGGGCCGCTGGGACTACCTGTTCTCCATCGTGAAGAACTTCCGTGACGGCGGCGCCAAGTTCGTCCTGCCGGACCGCAACGCGGTCACGATGACGGCCCCGTTCATGCGGGCGTACACCGAACTCCTCGTCCGCACCTGCCACAAGCGCGGCGCGCACGCGATCGGCGGCATGGCGGCGTTCATCCCGTCCCGCCGGGACGCGGAGGTCAACAAGGTGGCCTTCGAGAAGGTCCGCGCCGACAAGGACCGTGAGGCCGCCGACGGTTTCGACGGCTCCTGGGTCGCCCACCCCGACCTGGTGCCGATCGCCATGGAGTCCTTCGACAAGGTCCTCGGCGACAAGCCGAACCAGAAGGACCGCCTCCGCGAGGACGTCCACGTCGAGGCGGCCGACCTCATCGCGATCGACTCGCTGGAGGCCAAGCCGACGTACGCCGGTCTCGTCAACGCCGTCCAGGTGGGCATCCGTTACATCGAGGCCTGGCTGCGCGGGCTCGGCGCGGTCGCCATCTTCAACCTGATGGAGGACGCGGCGACCGCCGAAATCTCGCGCTCGCAGATCTGGCAGTGGATCAACGCGGGCGTGGAGTTCGAGAACGGCGAGAAGGCCACCCCGGAGCTGGCCCGCAAGGTCGCCGCCGAGGAGCTCTCGGACATCCGTCAGGAGATCGGCGAGGAGGCCTTCGCGGCCGGTCACTGGCAGCAGGCCCACGACCTGCTGCTCCAGGTGTCCCTCGACGCCGACTACGCGGACTTCCTGACGCTGCCGGCGTACGAGCAGCTGCGCGGCTGA
- a CDS encoding SelT/SelW/SelH family protein: MSPVVQIEYCTQCRWLPRAAWLAQELLTTFETELGELSLKPGTGGVFVVRVDDEVVWDRREQGFPEPTAVKQAVRDRVAPGKSLGHSDK, translated from the coding sequence ATGAGTCCCGTCGTACAGATCGAGTACTGCACCCAGTGCCGCTGGCTGCCCCGCGCGGCCTGGCTCGCGCAGGAGCTGCTCACCACCTTCGAGACGGAGCTGGGCGAACTGTCCCTCAAGCCGGGCACGGGCGGGGTGTTCGTGGTCCGCGTCGACGACGAGGTCGTCTGGGACCGGCGCGAGCAGGGCTTCCCGGAGCCCACGGCGGTGAAGCAGGCCGTACGCGACCGAGTGGCCCCGGGGAAGTCCCTGGGCCACTCGGACAAGTGA
- a CDS encoding DUF6304 family protein — translation MIALQRWPGRYTDRHGTGEVVFESDGRESIRTTIRGVRFEGDTMDDLGALGGEPPGRMFSFRDGALYFCLLEWETPLPVDVRGGGVRPGTLRCVLRLGDPAGPRPGPDLQILSTTLHLDGYEFSSGTLRYDFEEALRDVQRALPRAARLRACVSCAWSDYSPLGNGMMAGLACFRDVKDRYRKVDAKHGPTGIFAVWDDLTEFVQETWLCPEFEHRGAHKGYRGSFP, via the coding sequence ATGATCGCCTTACAGCGCTGGCCGGGGCGGTACACCGACCGGCACGGCACCGGGGAGGTCGTCTTCGAGTCCGACGGGCGGGAGTCGATCCGTACGACGATCAGGGGTGTCCGCTTCGAGGGCGACACCATGGACGATCTGGGCGCGCTGGGCGGGGAGCCGCCCGGGCGGATGTTCTCGTTCAGGGACGGGGCGCTGTACTTCTGCCTGCTGGAATGGGAGACACCCCTGCCCGTCGACGTCAGGGGCGGCGGCGTGCGGCCCGGCACATTGCGCTGCGTCCTGCGGCTCGGGGATCCCGCGGGCCCCCGCCCCGGGCCGGATCTGCAGATCCTGAGCACCACCCTGCACCTGGACGGGTACGAGTTCAGCAGCGGGACCCTTCGGTACGACTTCGAGGAGGCGCTGCGGGACGTCCAGCGCGCCCTGCCGCGAGCCGCCCGGCTGCGGGCCTGCGTCTCGTGCGCGTGGTCCGACTACAGCCCGCTGGGCAACGGGATGATGGCCGGGCTGGCCTGTTTCCGGGACGTCAAGGACCGCTACCGGAAGGTGGACGCCAAGCACGGTCCGACGGGCATCTTCGCGGTCTGGGACGACCTCACCGAGTTCGTCCAGGAGACCTGGCTCTGCCCGGAGTTCGAGCACCGCGGTGCACACAAGGGCTACCGGGGTTCGTTCCCCTAG
- a CDS encoding IclR family transcriptional regulator, with the protein MPTSSASTTDSARSAGGVQSLERAFDLLERMADAGGEVGLSELSASSGLPLPTIHRLMRTLVSCGYVRQQPNRRYALGPRLIRLGESASRLLGTWARPYLARLVEETGETANMALLDGDEIVYVAQVPSKHSMRMFTEVGRRVLPHSTGVGKALLANTPDHEVRALLARTGMPAATEKTITTPDGFLAALVDVRAQGYAVDDNEQEIGVRCLAVSVPNSPTAAAISISGPAGRVTEAATEKIVPVLQQVAGELSEALATQNPA; encoded by the coding sequence GTGCCGACGTCCAGCGCCAGCACCACCGACTCCGCCAGGTCCGCCGGCGGGGTGCAGTCCCTCGAGCGCGCCTTCGATCTGCTGGAACGGATGGCGGACGCGGGCGGAGAGGTCGGACTGAGCGAGCTGTCCGCGAGCAGCGGGCTGCCGCTGCCCACCATCCACCGCCTGATGCGCACGCTCGTGTCCTGCGGATACGTCCGCCAGCAGCCCAACCGCCGCTACGCCCTGGGCCCGCGCCTGATCCGGCTCGGCGAGTCGGCCTCACGGCTGCTGGGCACCTGGGCCCGCCCCTACCTGGCCCGCCTGGTCGAGGAGACCGGCGAGACGGCCAACATGGCGCTGCTCGACGGGGACGAGATCGTCTACGTCGCCCAGGTGCCCTCCAAGCACTCCATGCGGATGTTCACCGAGGTCGGCCGGCGCGTCCTGCCGCACTCCACGGGGGTCGGCAAGGCGCTGCTCGCCAACACCCCCGACCACGAGGTGCGCGCCCTGCTCGCCCGGACCGGCATGCCGGCCGCGACCGAGAAGACGATCACCACGCCGGACGGATTCCTCGCGGCCCTGGTGGACGTACGCGCCCAGGGTTACGCCGTCGACGACAACGAGCAGGAGATCGGCGTCCGCTGCCTCGCGGTCTCGGTGCCCAACTCCCCGACCGCCGCCGCCATTTCGATCTCCGGCCCGGCGGGGCGGGTCACCGAGGCGGCCACGGAGAAGATCGTGCCGGTGCTCCAGCAGGTGGCCGGCGAACTGTCCGAGGCACTGGCCACCCAGAACCCGGCATGA
- a CDS encoding DUF5955 family protein, giving the protein MSGSDNDPRVAELRTAVSRLRRELAAHPAEFPDRDIAEDELAALAAMTIDGTPEVPRLRRSLLLIAGAIGSVSALSRGLAEVRSAVELFGEPRR; this is encoded by the coding sequence GTGAGCGGCAGCGACAACGATCCGAGAGTGGCGGAACTGCGGACCGCGGTGTCCCGGCTGCGCCGCGAACTCGCCGCGCACCCGGCCGAGTTCCCCGACCGGGACATCGCCGAGGACGAACTCGCCGCGCTGGCCGCCATGACGATCGACGGGACTCCCGAAGTCCCGCGCCTGCGACGGTCGTTGCTGCTGATCGCCGGGGCGATCGGGTCGGTGAGCGCGTTGTCGCGGGGACTGGCCGAGGTGCGCAGCGCGGTGGAGCTGTTCGGGGAGCCGCGCCGCTAG
- a CDS encoding nucleotidyltransferase family protein, with product MTENEQRVAGLLLAAGGGRRLGGRPKALLAHRGRPLVEHAVGVLRAAGCTRVHVVLGAAAAAVRERAELGDCVLVENPEWAEGMGSSLRAGLGSLAGTTARAALVSLVDQPGIGAEAMRRVLAAYEDESSLVSAAYDGVRGHPVLLGAAHWAGVAATATGDRGARAYLKEHRGALTLVECGDVARPYDIDTVTDLAHLE from the coding sequence ATGACGGAGAACGAACAGCGGGTCGCCGGGCTGCTCCTGGCCGCGGGCGGCGGGCGGCGGCTCGGCGGACGGCCCAAGGCACTGCTCGCACACCGGGGCCGCCCGCTCGTCGAACACGCGGTGGGCGTCCTGCGGGCGGCGGGCTGCACCCGGGTGCACGTGGTCCTGGGGGCGGCCGCGGCGGCCGTACGGGAGCGGGCGGAGCTCGGTGACTGCGTGCTCGTGGAGAACCCGGAGTGGGCCGAGGGCATGGGGTCGTCGCTGCGAGCCGGGCTCGGCTCGCTCGCCGGGACGACGGCACGGGCGGCGCTGGTCTCCCTCGTCGACCAGCCCGGCATCGGGGCGGAGGCGATGCGCCGGGTGCTCGCCGCGTACGAGGACGAGTCCTCGCTGGTCTCCGCCGCCTACGACGGGGTGCGCGGCCATCCCGTCCTGCTGGGCGCCGCGCACTGGGCCGGGGTCGCCGCGACTGCGACCGGCGACCGGGGGGCACGCGCCTATCTGAAGGAGCACCGGGGCGCGCTCACGCTCGTCGAGTGCGGGGACGTGGCGCGGCCGTACGACATCGACACGGTGACGGATCTCGCGCACCTGGAGTGA
- a CDS encoding sensor histidine kinase — MSTVSGDKTVSDPEAFPGRRWLLPSAVIHDLDPSALRPGRRPRRTARDWIVDFSCFLLAVLIGMIGADAVGNNPHVSPSAATLDQLLGALACAAVWLRRRWPLGLAVATIPLGLLSDSAGGACAIALFTLAVHRPFRYVAWVGGINIVLVPVTFRLRPDADLPYVVSVVFAVLLISAIIGWGLLVRSKRQLMLSLRDRARRAETEARLRAEQAQRLAREAIAREMHDVLAHRLTLLSVHAGALEFRPDAPREEVARAADVIRESAHEALQDLREIIGVLRAGDHDDTGRPQPTLVALDTLVAESREAGMKVVLDSRVTDPAAVPASVGRTAYRIAQEGLTNARKHAPGTEVTVTVSGGPGGGLVVSVRNPAPEGEVPHVPGSGQGLIGLTERATLAGGRLEHGAEPDGAFRVEAWLPWP, encoded by the coding sequence TTGTCGACCGTGAGCGGTGACAAGACGGTGTCCGATCCCGAGGCCTTCCCCGGCCGGCGCTGGCTGCTGCCGTCCGCGGTGATCCATGACCTCGACCCCTCCGCCCTACGGCCCGGGCGACGGCCCCGGCGGACCGCACGCGACTGGATCGTCGACTTCTCCTGCTTCCTGCTGGCCGTCCTCATCGGCATGATCGGCGCCGACGCGGTGGGCAACAACCCCCATGTGTCGCCCTCCGCGGCCACCCTCGACCAACTGCTCGGCGCCCTCGCCTGCGCCGCTGTTTGGCTGCGCCGCCGTTGGCCGCTCGGCCTCGCCGTGGCCACCATCCCGCTCGGGCTGCTCTCGGACTCCGCGGGCGGCGCCTGCGCGATCGCCCTGTTCACGCTCGCCGTGCACCGCCCCTTCAGGTACGTGGCCTGGGTGGGCGGCATCAACATCGTCCTGGTCCCGGTCACGTTCCGGCTGCGCCCCGACGCCGACCTGCCGTACGTCGTCTCGGTCGTCTTCGCGGTCCTGCTGATCTCCGCGATCATCGGCTGGGGCCTGCTCGTGCGGTCCAAACGCCAGCTCATGCTGAGCCTGCGCGACCGCGCCCGGCGCGCCGAGACCGAGGCGCGGCTGCGGGCCGAACAGGCACAGCGGCTGGCCCGTGAGGCCATCGCGCGCGAGATGCACGACGTGCTCGCGCACCGGCTGACGCTGCTCAGCGTGCACGCGGGTGCCCTGGAGTTCCGGCCGGACGCCCCGCGGGAGGAGGTCGCGCGCGCCGCCGACGTCATCCGGGAGAGCGCGCACGAGGCGCTCCAGGACCTGAGGGAGATCATCGGCGTACTGCGGGCCGGGGACCACGACGACACCGGGCGTCCGCAGCCGACCCTCGTCGCGCTGGACACGCTGGTGGCCGAGTCCCGCGAGGCCGGCATGAAGGTCGTCCTCGACAGCCGGGTCACCGACCCCGCCGCCGTGCCCGCCTCCGTCGGCCGCACCGCCTACCGCATCGCCCAGGAGGGCCTCACCAACGCCCGCAAACACGCCCCCGGCACGGAGGTCACGGTCACCGTCTCCGGCGGCCCGGGCGGCGGCCTCGTGGTGAGCGTGCGCAACCCCGCGCCCGAGGGCGAGGTGCCGCACGTCCCCGGCTCCGGCCAGGGCCTCATCGGCCTCACCGAGCGCGCGACACTGGCAGGGGGCCGCCTGGAACACGGGGCGGAGCCGGACGGCGCGTTCCGGGTGGAGGCGTGGCTACCGTGGCCGTGA